A stretch of the Myxococcaceae bacterium JPH2 genome encodes the following:
- a CDS encoding DNA integrity scanning protein DisA nucleotide-binding domain protein, which yields MSENTKFDREFLRSVLALAGKPDVDHFLYICDTPIPTEELRGRQARKKLVYAVTLDKLAQELLAKKFRALVIPAYDYSRTERVKVALVSALSQGAFKEGDLVLCMTGKVGRPPDTLMQMRIGGSLDDRLAIEGVKLGEEFNSQVVDALIQLALQIGQEGFEGHPIGTIITIGDHTTVLEKSRQMTINPFQGLSEAERNVLDPKIREAIKNFSVLDGAFVIREDGVVLAAGRYLSATDDSVKIPLGLGARHAAAAGITSTTDCIALVVSQTSGAVRLFKGGNIVLELHQTARRT from the coding sequence TTGAGCGAGAACACGAAGTTCGATCGGGAATTCTTGCGCTCGGTCCTCGCGCTGGCCGGCAAGCCGGACGTCGATCACTTCCTCTACATCTGCGACACGCCCATCCCTACTGAGGAACTCCGGGGAAGGCAGGCGCGCAAGAAGCTCGTCTACGCGGTAACCCTGGACAAGCTCGCGCAGGAACTTCTGGCGAAGAAGTTCCGAGCCCTGGTGATTCCCGCCTATGACTATTCGCGGACAGAGCGAGTGAAGGTGGCGCTCGTGTCCGCGCTCTCCCAGGGAGCGTTCAAGGAAGGCGATCTCGTCTTGTGCATGACGGGGAAGGTAGGACGCCCCCCTGACACGCTCATGCAGATGCGCATCGGAGGCTCCCTCGATGACCGGCTGGCCATCGAGGGCGTGAAGCTCGGGGAGGAGTTCAACTCCCAGGTCGTGGACGCCCTCATCCAGCTCGCGCTCCAGATTGGCCAGGAGGGCTTCGAGGGTCACCCCATCGGGACCATCATCACGATTGGCGACCACACGACGGTCCTGGAGAAGAGCCGCCAGATGACCATCAATCCATTCCAGGGCCTGTCCGAGGCGGAACGGAACGTGCTGGACCCCAAGATTCGCGAGGCCATCAAGAACTTCTCCGTGCTCGATGGCGCGTTCGTCATCCGCGAGGATGGTGTCGTGCTCGCGGCGGGGCGCTACCTGTCGGCCACCGACGACTCGGTGAAGATTCCCTTGGGGCTGGGAGCACGCCACGCGGCCGCAGCCGGCATCACCTCCACCACGGACTGCATCGCGCTGGTGGTCAGCCAGACCTCGGGCGCGGTCCGCCTCTTCAAGGGCGGCAACATCGTCCTCGAGCTGCACCAGACGGCGCGCCGCACCTGA
- a CDS encoding TraR/DksA C4-type zinc finger protein, with protein MNQKDLKRYKKMLEDSKTSLIESAKKTLVEESSFDTDDLPDEIDLASSEYAQSMVFRLRDREKFLLQKIEKALVRIEDGTFGICERCEEDISPKRLEARPVTTLCIRCKEEQEKKEKSYG; from the coding sequence GTGAACCAGAAAGATCTCAAGCGTTACAAGAAGATGCTCGAGGACAGCAAGACGAGCCTGATCGAGAGCGCCAAGAAAACCCTGGTAGAGGAGTCCTCCTTCGATACGGACGACCTGCCGGATGAGATCGACCTGGCGTCTTCCGAGTACGCGCAGTCGATGGTGTTCCGCCTGCGTGACCGGGAGAAGTTCCTCCTGCAGAAGATTGAGAAGGCGCTCGTTCGCATCGAGGACGGGACCTTCGGCATCTGCGAGCGTTGCGAGGAGGACATCTCGCCCAAGCGCCTGGAGGCGCGTCCCGTGACGACCCTGTGCATCCGTTGCAAGGAGGAGCAGGAGAAGAAGGAGAAGTCGTACGGGTGA